Within Gambusia affinis linkage group LG01, SWU_Gaff_1.0, whole genome shotgun sequence, the genomic segment ACGAGCCTAACACACAGTTATTGTTGTTAATTGGTGGCGTGACGTGTTTATTTAATGGATAACATTtctcaattaaaacaaactgaaatataataTTTGTGTGCGATATTACAAATAATCTGAATGTGGTGTGTGAGACACCTGAGGAAAACCCCATTTGCAGTTTTTGAAAAGTGgttctgaatacaaatgcactccacacttttcagattgttttataaaatattctgaaatgtaTGCATTCTTTCCTTTCGGTTTTATAACAATGCgttagtttttgttgttctatctattaaaattcaacattttttatgtaaacaaatataCCAGGAgtcttgctttttttgttttttttacccctaTTAACACTCCAGCAGTGTGAGAAAATCCAATGGCCAGATTTCCTGGTTCCACGCTCTCCTTCCGTCTCTGCTCCTCCACTGAGAAGACGGTGAAAACCATCTGAAAGGTGCACAGAACCTCGATGCACAGAGCCTGCGCTGCATTCAAATCTACAGGAACCTGAGTGTGATTTAAGAGGAATCGAGACAGAGGAAgcattaagaagaaaaatatgagaaacatTTAGCAGAAACTGAGTTACATTCTGCAAACTGACCCTGTTAACAAAGTGCTCTGCTGTGGCTTTGAGCGGCAGAGCCAGATAGAGGGCCGAGGCCCCTAAACAGGCCCCCAAACACTGAGCCACCATGTAAACGAGGGCCCGCAGAGCGTCCAGCTTCCGGGTGGCCAGCAAGGACAGCGTGACAGCCGGGTTCACCTGgtcagacacacagacacaaactgcTTCTCTActttcaaatgaaatcaaattcaGCATTTTTGAATTTCACCTCACTGTCGGCATTCACTACAAGATTTcacaaagtgtgttttttatttcatgattctatatttctttcaaaaacatgcatgtgtgtatgtctaattaatggaaaatattttctgctttcttttttaaacaatttctatCCTGATATTGATTATTGTTACCTTCCTAAAATGATGTcctaacaacaacaaaaactccacgtttttttttttttgccatttgatgatttaggtaaaaaaaataaataaatcagatcatcattttaggaaggtgacaatactGAAGCACTCAATCAATAAACCAGAAGCCAAAAGAGAAACTGCTATTATTTACTAACTGGTGTACTTTACGtctaattttctgcttttaccaacttttaatttaatggaCAATTTCGTCACATTTATTCAACATCCTTTTGGCTGTTTTGTGGAACaataatttgttctttaaatgtcgCTGTAATGTGTTCACCTGCGCTCCACTTATGTCTCCAAAGCAGTGTGCCAGTGCAACAATGACCGCACCCACTGCCACCGCTGGATACAGGGGCCCCCCGGGGACCTCGCCGGGCCCTGGAACAGAGGCGCCCAGCACGGCGCTCACTAACACCAGGGTGCCAAGCAGCTCTGCTAAGACGGCGCTCCAGAACTGCCGACTGCGGAGCTCCTCGGCAGAGAAAGGACACATGAACAAAGTTAGCTTGTATTTAGTCCTTCTATTCGATTTTTATGactaaaatgaatcaaaacacGAAACTAAAATGTTGTTGAAAGTTAGAGGTTTGTAAATATGTGTTTGCTAAAATATTAGGGGgactttgaaatgtaaatatatgcAAAATTAAAGGATTTGCCAACAAGTTAACGTGTTTCTGCTAAGCATGATTTAGGTCTCGTTTATGACAAGAATAGAATAATGGCAAACATCTCCTAAAAAATAGGTTGACTAGGAGTGGGGtaataatcaattataaaatgataaacaaagAATCATGCTATGATCTACAGTTTTACAACAAGATTTGATCAATTCAAAGTAAACAAAGTGTGGCCTGAGTTGTTTGGGTCATTTGTTGAGCACATCTGGTTTAGTTCCCCTagaaaaactgaggaaaatagaaaagtgatttaaagttttgttttttcagcaaaagctggtatttatgttttagagAATGTCCATCATTGTGGCAAAATAAGAACaggatttctctctttttgctaATACATTTCTGTAATATTATGGCTATATTTTGTCTATATCTACATCTGTGATGTAGACAAAATAACATGGTTTTGAGTTTTCAGGACGCAGGACTTTCAAACCAAACGCAACGGAGAAATATTTTGCTTGTACTGCAGTTGGTACTCTAGGTTGATTTGAGGGAAAAACTAAGTGCCAAATTTTGGAATAATTTgaaaatctttgtttaaaagcaaacatgaaTATATCAAAAACCTGAGATAAATTTGGTCAAATCAAGAAGAATTTGACCACCATGTCAACTTCAACATGTTATGGAGCTTCAACATAAACtgataaattacaaattacttccaactaataaaactaaatcatcataaacaaccatttttattgcaaatatacTTATGCAATAAAAGGGCTACTTTGTGTCGACGTCTCTTTCCAGgattataaagaaaatgtacaacTTTCCTGTTGCTCATATCCAAGCATTAAATGAGAATCCTCACCTCCCGCCAGGTCATTTCAGATCCAGTGTTCGTTTCCCTCCGGCTCCTTGTTtatctctgtttctgtgtgtggagCTGTGGGGGTCTGAGGGCTTTGGGCTCTCATTAACTTGAGAGCTCTTTTGATGAGAACAGCCTCCTCCCTCTCCACCTCACGCTCTCCTTCTCCGCTGCACTCCAGGTCCTGCTCCACTTTCCTGCTGctcgcgcacacacacacacacacacacacacacacacacacacagagcaaagACGTCCCTTTGAGGTTGCATGTCTAACATCCTGTCCTCCAAAAATCAGCCAACAAATTAATCAACCTTATGCCTCGATAGAAATCTGCAGGGTTTCTCACATGCATGCAAAATGcctcagtaaataaaatcaaaaagatGGTTACAACTTCAAAATGTGCTGCATATGAAGGCGATGTATGTTCATTCTCAGTTGATACAATTTGTCAGCACTAAATATCGTCCCAAATTACTTaaacacatatacacacaaTGCCAGATTAAAGcttaaaagcaacacatttagccaaaaatccacaaaactaattaaaaattcTCCAACATAGTTTGGATTTAACACTTTGAACATAATTTAGACTTAATTTTTCTCTATATGTTTCCATTTATCTTTTAAGAGATTGCTTCTTtatattttggcattttaataaaaatatcaataatagtCACCTatcataataaaacacaataaacacgACCCAGACAGCAGAGAATAACCCTTTTGAACATTagttacattatatttatttactttataacaTTAGAAAATTTATCTTACAATctgtttcatttgcattttcaacatttacaaAAGCATCTTAAAACATTTCGCACACGTCACAGAACAATACTTTGGTCACTTTGAAAAAAGTGTCCTAACTTTTcctcaggttaaaaaaaaaatcaaaattaatctttagttatattttgttttgttgtttaggTGCAACTAAATCACGTGCAGAGATTACACGTTGATATAAGAATagttaaaaataacagaatatttaataatccatccatttttttcaaatagcaATATCTCTAACTTCCCTCTGATTACATCAGCAGCACACAAAATCAAATgacttttaatataaattacaCTTTCAAGTCTATAAAATTTACAAGGAACTGTTTCAATCTTAAGAGATGTCTACCTAAACCAAATGGATATTTGGcttatagttttgtttcttttcttattttatgccaagaatttattttcttcaggaaGATGTACACCATTTagcaaaaagtttgttttgtttgtttgtttgttttatttttgttgggttttttttttgtcaaactgtgTTTGGTGTGAACTGGTCACCTAGAAACTGCCGCTCAGCATGACTTTCAAAACAGTAATAGCAGAAGGAGCCAATTAGTGAGCAGAAGTGAGGCGAACAAGAACAAACCTCATGCTTTGATTTCAAACCATCTGTTTCTTTAATATGCagcatttctgtttcagatACGATCAATccctaaaaccttttttaatcatttcaaaagGCCCGTTTTCGTCTCTCTACACGCTGCTTGTGAGGTATCCCTCCGATCACCATGGGGACCGCCTCTTTCATGATGCTGTTGCCATGGAGGCTCGTGAACTGCTGCATCTCTTTTCATTGTCCCTCTTTGATATCAACATACACTGCACTTCGATCAGATGATGCTGCAGGAACCGCTCTGGGTCCAAACCGAGCAAAGGGACAGAAATGACCGGTACATGATGGTGGTGGATTTCTGCTGGTCTGCCCCATTATGTCATGGATTACCCCCTCCTCACTGGGGCAACTGTGTGACTGTTATCCCCCCTTTTGTGGCGGTAAGCCCCAAATGTGCGGCTCTGGAACCCGCTGGCGTGAGGAGTTTTCAGGCCGCCTCACTCACCCAGAGTGCTGACACTGACACTATTTTCACACATACACTCGAAGTGCAAACTCAGGGCTTTGGGCTACAGAGCAACAGGGAATTAATACTGGATATAAGAAATGAAtgtaagataaaaagaaaaagaaaaaagaaagaaaaaccttgtTTTTCCCGATTTTGATTGTAGATTCATTAGTGAGTTTGAATCTGGAGCCTCCATCACAGTTGAGCAGCTGGAAGTGACAGCAGGATGTTTCCAGCACCATGTGCTCCAGACaggactttttattttctgcaaaaaatatttcatttaaataaaaatttaaaaaactgatgcTCCCAATATTTCTATGGGACACgaataattttaacatttttcacgGTCAAGTTCAAGTTTAGTTTATAAAACATGGGAGGACAATGAACGTATTAATGAACACTGACTGTAAATAGATTATAGCCAGCTGACTAATTTCCATCACTAGTCCGATAAATAGTTCTCATGTGACATCACATTTTCGGGAACCTTGTAGCTGACAGCCTGTCATGATAGTTGCTATGGaattgctatgacaacaataaacgaGCTAAAAGCTTAGACCTAGATTCCGCCTGGTTCATATCTAACAATATAAGTACAGAGCAACAGTCAAGTCTTATACCTTTAGATATTCTTTTTGTTCGTTTCAAAGCCATGGTTCATATATGCTTTTTGCTACTGCCTAACAAGATGGCGGTTCTGTGGCGCCGATCACTTCCGGTTCAGAATTGTGGGAACTGTGGAGCGTTGATGTTGAAGCACATAATAAATGCAGGGATAAAAATCACAGAACAAAACTatgggaaaataaatactttaattatAAAATCGATATCTTTGCATATAATCAAGGTTGACATTTTAACtggtttttacaaatgttttgcaAGCCCATGACCAAATTATGCAATATATTATGATGGATTAATCACTGCATCACAGTATAACTCACCACTTTCTGAAGTGAAATTATTTCCAGTAAAttgaaaattagaaattaaattgaattctTCTCACAAGATTTCACTTGTTCAAAAGAATTGTGAATCCAAGATAACCCCTAAACATTTGAACTGTTGTTCCATTTCTGGTTTTTCGTATTGGACAAAAATACTAGAACCATTGTAAGTATTTTCcctttttgagaaaaatgaagTGTGTGAAGGTTTGAAATCAAAGTTAAAATTCTTGTTTGGACACAATCATGGCTGCCAAACAGCTAAAACCTGCattcttattttatctttatttacatttggtTTCTGGTATCTGAAtagaattaaagtaaaaaaaagaaccaaagaaacagcagcagaacaactCCTCTCTAcaagatgtgtttttattcaactcACAGTACATTCTACAGATGCACACGTGTTACATCACCTTAATACAACAGAGTCCTGTAATACCTCCTCTTAAAAATGATGAATTGGtcctaaaaatataaagaatcaAATTTAAAGTCACCAAAACTGtacattattaaaaattcaCTTAACACCACATTTGGTtgtcatgtcttttttttttttttttttaaatacattttctgaaaaaagaaaaaaggaaaaaaaaaaaaaagttcagtgtAAGGAGCAAGTTTAAATAAACCCAGACTGTGGAGTCATCCTGTCACCTTCGTGGCAAACCAAGCGTGCAGCGTCATACGTTGGCCCCCAAAAaggaataacaataataaatcaatgaaaaggAATGCAAGACAGAGGAAGAAGGCAGAAAAGCGCCCAGTATGTCAAAAATCAACTCTTGAGATATTCTactctttaaaatgaaacttcagtctgctttaaatctttttatttttttttatccggtCTATaatgagctaaaaacaaaatgtgagatTTAATTTAAACCCTGCTCCAGAGCAGGGCTTGCAGCTGCGGATTGGATGTGTAAAACATGCACAGACGCTCCTAAAACCTGCAACTGCCAACAGCAAAAACTTCCTCCTAGTGTCCAATCAGCACAGCCTATTTACAGGTGCGAGAACGCTTCTTGTTCGCAGAACGTTTTGCTCTTCGCAGCGACGTCTACGAATCTACAACTGACCGAATCTAAAAACCCTCCAGCTTCTGAGTGTTTCCTACGAGAGCAGCAGGTGAGGTTGTGGGTAAAATTACGTATACACTGGTGTcgagtgtgtgtgggcgtgcatgcgtgcgtgtatgtgtgtgtgactttAAGTGGAGGTTATACAACATCTACTGGTGACAGTCCAACAACAGATTCCTTTAAGTTTCActggccatttttttttttttttcataaaatgtctaAACATCTCTATTGGGTCGCCTGTACACATTCACTACGAGCTATTGCTATTAAATAATCCCAGCTATTGtaatctttatatatatttatatatagaatatataataaaaatatagtgagccattgaaaaaaattactccTAGGCATAAGACCACGTTACATTACATTTCCAAACAACAGGTAAGAAATGCTCAGAAGAGTCTAGGTGCGTTCAGTCGTCGGGCGGCGCCGAGCAGGTCCGGGATAGGGTGACAAGGTCACACTCTGACCTTCAGTGCGAGTGTGGAGCCGGCCGAGCGGCCTGATGGGACGCGACCGGAGGAACACGAGAAGAGGGGCAGAGGTGGAGAGACGGGGGAACGGCGGTAGAAAAAGATTCGACCTGCCCAGGAAACGATAACAGACAAAGAGCCAAAACCTATACATATATACCTATACATGAGATAATACAGGAGGCCGGAGCAGGACTCCAGCCAGTCTTCGCAGCACTGGAGAGTGCAGCAACAGTCCACAGCGCCACCCTGAGGCCGATCCTGGCAGGCTCCTATTTGTCCTTGTTGGAGTAGAACTCCGCCCAGCGGCTCTCGAAGAAGCGCCTCATGGAGTGACCCGCCATGCCCACCTCCGACGTGTCCTCGTTGAACAGCTCGCAGTTGTTGAAGACCAGCTGAGCGTCGGCCGCAAACTCATCGCAGCTGCAGTAActggagaggagaagaagagataAGGGTGAGGCGTGAACCAGGAAGAGTTGCAAGCAAATCCTTCATGTTCAAAGATTAATATCATTTTGGAAGAGCTACATACTCTGGCACATTTCAGTTAGAATATGATCATGTAGGGATGAAACAATCAGTTTAAAAGTGATGAAATGATCGTCAAATAACTTAGTTtgtcgattaatcgttaactggaggaTACAGATTCAAAAAAGGCAATTGGTTGAAAGATCAACACAATAAAAGCAGTAATCAAGtcaaaacagtacaaaaaatatgtacattttgcatttcagacaaaaaactcCATGTTGCacaattttagcttcacctgattcaaagtttgttttttaaaaaactattatttCAGTTAGATGCACCagtatattttagttttcctcAATAAGCATTAAAAATGGCTGATTCTTCCAGGATTGAGGATGTTAAcgccacaaaaaaaatacattatgtcaaataaatttctatatttatattcaaGGGATATGCATCAATGGATGTTTTAGCAGCTTTAATAAAGGTGTGTCccttttttattgaaatattttaccacTTCCTGATTTAGAAAAAGGAAGCAATGACAAAGAAACATTATTATCATTGGCGCCAataatttcaggaaaaaaatatttatatacatatctTTATAGAAGTCGTAGATTATCCCCCTGGATTAACAGATTAATTAGTTTAAAAGCAAATGGAGCATTATGGGAATTTTTTCCCttaaatttgaacttttgaacTGTAATGAAGTCCTGTGTGTGAAAGAGTTCCTTCTCTTACGCTCCCTGCAGCAGTCTCTCTCTCATGGTGAGGAAGTCCATGGGGTTCTTGATGATGCGGCGGTAGCCCGGCACCAGTCGGGGGTTGACGGGCTCCAGGAACGGCCAGGCGTCTGCATGAGCCTCCATCTCCATCAGAATGATCCTGGCGGGAATTTGAGCCGACAATCACCAACTTGcatcatcaacatcattttaaaatctaaaagaagAACTGGAATAATGTTTGAGGAATCTAGCTGGACTGAACAGTGACTCACTCGCAGAAGGTGAGGTCAGGTTGGTTGCGTGTCATTATGCGCCGgcgtttgctgctgctgctgctgctgccgcctcCGTCTCCAGAGTAACGGGTAGACGAAGAAGATGAAGGCGCAGGGGTCTCCTTATGCCGCGTTGTCATGCCGCCGCTGCGTCTTTTTGTGGTCTCGTCCTCACTGCTGTCCTCTTCATACCTCCTCTTCTTCACCCTGGTGCGCTTTTTGGACGAGCTCAGCAACTCGCCTTCCatcttaaacaaaaataaataaataaataaaaatccaacatgttAGAAACTAGACAATATGGCTGGATGTAGAAAAGGaaggacattttctgtttccaaatCACCTTAGGGACACAGGTTGGACAAAACCAATCTCCTTCTGGAACCTGGGTGATTTTGGGCTTCAGGCAGTACATGTGGCAACCGCGATCGCAGCCGTCACACAGCAGCAGGCACTCGTCGTTGTCCCCCTTCCTGCACACCTGGCAGGtctacacaaaaacaaaaaaagcttagAGTGATAATAATCTGCTAGATAATCTgctaaaatattcacatttaatCACAGACTGAgagcattttgttaaaaatccaGGTCATAGACCAACAAGATGTAATACACAGCtataaaatgcaaagaaacttgtatatatattttttaagactaTTTCTGTTAGGACAATTATTCCTCATACTCTCCACAAACCTGAACCTTTAATGCACAGTTACAAGGAAAGTCAGAAGAGACCTGGGTTACCACATGATTTTCTTCACCAGTTGAATGAATCAAGTTTCCATCAACCTAAATGCCTCCATTGTCTTaatctgtcacaataaaacacGACTTCTCACCACTTTGGTGACCGATCTCTCCCAGGCGATGGCCTTCTCcagctgaaacacacagaggCAGAGCTGTGGCGCACTGCGGCAGCGATCCAGAGCCTGTCGCCACGTCCGCAGTCGAGACGTGATCTCACTCTCCAGACTGAAGCAGAAAACGGCCACAAATTAGTTACAACACGTCCGTCAGGCTGAAACTAATGATTATATTGgtgacagataaaaaaaaaaaaaaaaaaaaaaaaaaaaggtccattctgcagatttttcatttaacaacttaagcttattttatgcaatatcagaaatactaaaaaaaagatacatttcttttttaaaatcaacatttttcatctaaaatgaaattatatgGCATTCCTTTAGTGCCCATTTGATGATTTGTAACAAAGCATGTACTGCAGCTTAAAATAAACAGCCTAACATGAACATATGAAAAGCTCAGACATTTCTGCTTTCCAAATACGGTGAAGGGGTGATCTATTGATTTTCTTGTAATTTACTGATCAATAATTGAATAGCAAAAAAGGTGTTTAATaggatttttgttattttatttttttttaagaataatgcTGAAATTGTcatttgaggagttttgggtaaagCAGATTTACAGGCAAGactttttttatcttaaatataaaatgtgtgtattttttgtacagtgttGACATGTTGTTCTTTAAGAAAAAggccttttttttaaccatgtttactttattgattaattgattactaaatacACTGACTATTAGGAACTAGGGGCATGAAATCACAAGATCTTGAATCTTCGATCTCCTTCGATCTTGCATGCCAGGGAACatgatgatttgttttattttttttttccctgtttttacCTTTTGCCTGCtctaaataaacaattaaaagaatTAATTCATCACGTTTATTCCTATTGATTGTTTACACATGCCTCTAAACTCTTCTGTCATCTTGAACCGCTCCTCCCCACCTGAACACGTCTAGTGAGAGCTCCTCTCCGGGTGTCGGCGTGAGCGGCGCGAGGCGCATCACTTCCGACGGGTTCCAGAGCGGCTCCTTCAGGTAGCGCCTCTCGATGTTCCTCTCCAGGTTGGCGAGTCGCAGCACAGCCAGGTCCAGCGGGTGCGTGGCGATGCGGGGCAAACCGGACCACTCCTTCTTGGTCCGCACGATCCAGTCGTCGCGGGGGTCCGCGTCGTGCTCGTAGTACTGCAGGTCGTCACGGGTGGAGTCTGGGTCTGGGATGGTGTAAGGCTGGAAGGAGAGGAAACATTCACAGCACTTTATCAAGCATTTTCCAAGGAAAGTTTCCAGCACTTTGGAGATGAAAACGATAcagattaacttaaaaaaaaaaaaaaaaaaaaaacacacaaaaaaccttTCAATTcactgct encodes:
- the LOC122833778 gene encoding LOW QUALITY PROTEIN: aquaporin AQPAe.a (The sequence of the model RefSeq protein was modified relative to this genomic sequence to represent the inferred CDS: inserted 2 bases in 1 codon), which produces MEAPDSNSLMNLQSKSGKTSRKVEQDLECSGEGEREVEREEAVLIKRALKLMRAQSPQTPTAPHTETEINKEPEGNEHXGSEMTWREELRSRQFWSAVLAELLGTLVLVSAVLGASVPGPGEVPGGPLYPAVAVGAVIVALAHCFGDISGAQVNPAVTLSLLATRKLDALRALVYMVAQCLGACLGASALYLALPLKATAEHFVNRVPVDLNAAQALCIEVLCTFQMVFTVFSVEEQRRKESVEPGNLAIGFSHTAGVLIGARFSGASMNPARSLGPAIITGFWENHWVYWIGPIIGALLAGVSHEFFFARSASRQKLVACLTCKDIEIVETASMTGSSLSTVTQNAMRAKHANKQESN